The genomic segment gaaaaagagcCTCATGCCATTATGTTACACTTACATTAATTGTCGGTAATTtgatatataattataaaattctTTAAAGAAAATGGAACCCCAGTAGAAACAAATAGCTCAATATGGAGTGTTGACAAAGTATGATAAAGAAAAGTTTTTTGATGAAGAGTATGACTATGATAAAGAAAAGTTGCATACCCGATGTTTACGAGTCAGATCAGCGGTCATGATTTCTTAAATAGGTGATGTCTTGCCAACATCTCAGGTATACCTAGTGCAGAAATAATTTCACACCCAAGCAGCACTTGGAGTTTTGCGTCACATTGTATGACCATTGCATTTAAAGGATCCTGGAGGTTGGGAACACGAATTATAATAATGAAATTCTCAAACGTATATATAGAGGAAATTGAAGAGGCAAGAAGCAGGTTGCAAAATAATCTCACAAATTACACACACTAGGAGAAAACCAAGACCAAGAGATTGATAACTAATGATCCGCTCAATAATGTAGAACTTGTCTGTGGACAAATTGATCTAGATTTGATCTTACAACTCAAAGAGAAATAAAGATGAATAAACATGATACAATTGGAATCCAACATCAACAGTTGAATATTTCCAATATACAATAGGGAAGCATAGTCACATAGCTCTTCATGCCAAGTAACATTTGCAATAGAAGTATTGACGCATAGattgataaagaaaataatataacgCATGGAAATGATTCATCACATGCTATAGAACTGCAATTATTAACTTGGAGGCAAATGTATCACCAGATAAACACACAACCACGAACTTAGAAATATCTATGCAGGAGGGAACAGTATACTGTCAGCTTTtgccaattttttaaaaagggcaGTTCCTAATGATAAACATTCAGCCTGCTCTCTTGATACAGATTATGCGTAAGCCTGTAACCATGAATGCTTGTCTGAAGAACTACATGTGCAGTGAAGACAGCAGAGACATACTTGAGGGTCATACTTCTCTCAAATTTAGCTGAGTTCTCATAATCTGTGTAAACTGAAACTAATCATGAAATAGCAGTAACAAGGAAGACTTGTACAAATTAATAGACCGGAAATGtttacttgtccagttttgCCGGAAGTAATGTGAGTTGAAGTGTCTATATGGAATTACTCTTCTTAAATTTAGCTGATTCTCGTTACACGAGTAAAATGAAATTAATCGTGAAATTGCAGAAACAAGGCAGAATATTGGACAAACTAATATAAACTGGAAATGTTCACTTGGACACCGACCTCAAGCTGGTTCACCTTTATATGCTCCCAGACCTGCCTCAGAACTTCTGCTTGTGACATCTCCCTTTCTGAAGTACCCAAAAAGTTTGCAAGTGCTTCTGATATTGCTTCTGATATTATCACAACTGGAACAGCTTCCTCGCTTTTACTACCAGATTCCTCCCCAGTCTTCGCTCTTTTAGGATTCTTAGCAGTCTGCTCTGTAAATGTCATAACCGATTGAGAGTCTATTTAAGGGTCATAATCACCCAACAGAAAACCATGAGAAAACAATTGCTGATGGAATCATACTTGAAGGTTCGAGAGAGATTATATGTTTAGCTAGCAGTCTATTCATCTTGAACATATCAGTACAATCCGTCTCAAATACCAACCGCAGCTCATCGTTGCAAATAATCTTCCTTTTGTTATTCGGATCTTGAAGGTTATGTTTCCTTATGTATGCCCACAGCTGCTTGACTATCTGAGTTAAAGTGGAAAAGTTTAAGCAGAAAGAGTAGAAACCAAACcatctttaagaaaaaagatcaacaagaagaaaggaaaggttgCAATATAAACGTAGAAACCTCAGTTCTCGGCAAGGTTGCCTGGCCAACAATGGGTTGGAGTTCAGGAGAGACACCACAGAGTTTGTTTAATCCACCAGGGCcacctcttcttttctttccactTGGACCACTAAAAGTAGAAGACAAAATCCCTGGTTAAACCTAGAAGAAGTAAACTGTTAGCAGTCCTTGGTGGTCTCCCAATAGTTTACAGTAGTAATTATTTACAGTAGTAGTAATTTACAGTAGTAATTATTTACAGCAGTAGTAATTTACAGTAGTAGTTATTAGCAgtaattatttctttttagtAGTTATCTGCAGTTTCTTATTCTAGTAATGTTAGGAAAACATGTGCTAGTTATTAGGGGTAGTTATCTTATCAGTATTGTATTTAAACTCTCTGTTTATTCAATGAAGTTAGGCAGAAAATTATTCTAGTTTTTGAGTACTTAAAATTCAAGAGATCGCAGGTTCTCTCTTAACGAACCAGCATCATAGGTCAAAAAAAGAAATCATTTTCTCTTAATTCTCTCTACGTTAACTCTGATTCTGTCTTACGTCGTCCCTTAACTCGATCCATAACCGGGGATGGTAacaacttggtatcagagccgggAGTTATGGGAGATCAAATTCAACATCAACTGGCACAATTGGTAAACTTGTTCCAAGAAGAACGTGCAGACAATTTAGCCAGACAGGAAGCCATAAATGTTCGTTTGGATGCACTCACAAAGGATTTAGCAAATTCAAAGGCCGATTCTGAATCAACTGAAAATACCAGTCAAAACCGAGGTTGGAAGGGTAAAGCTACAGCGGCAGGGGGGGTCAGGATCAGAAACAGGAGGAAATTCCATCATTCCTAGATATACAAAGTTGGATTTCCCACATTTTAATGGCCAAGACGATCCTTTGGGATGGTTGAACAGGTTTGAACACTTCTTTCGACACCAACAAACTtctgaagaagaaaaggttggACTTACCTCTTTTCATTTGGAAGGGAATGCACAACTTTGGTTTCTTCAACTAGAGACAGATATGCCTCATCCGTCTTGGGATGAATTCAAACGTCATTGTAACCTTCGTTTTGGGCCACCAATCAGAAGTCAGAAGTTGGGCGAATTGGCTAAGTTACGCCAGATCGGGTCTGTGGCAGATTACCAAGAAAAGTTTGAGCAGTTGGTTTCACAGCTGGTACACTCACACAGACGCAAAAAATTGAACTTTATATCAGCAGTCTTGTTGATTATATAGCAATTGAGGTTGAGTTGCATAATCCTCCAAATTTGGCTACAACGATGAGTTTATCCAGGCTTTATGAACGCAAGGAACAACCCCTTTGTTCTCAAATGTTAGATGCCAGCATATCAAAGACAGCAGATTTCTCACCTGAACAACATTTGTGAAGAAATTGACCAAATCTGAGATGCATGAAAGACGACTTAAGGGACTCTGTTACAACTGTGACGAACTGTTCACTCGAGGACATCAGTGCAAGAAATTATTCTGGATTGATTTCATTGACGATGAGGAAGAATTTGCTGGAAAAGAGGGAAATACTAGTACTTTCCACGCTTAGCGCTTGAGGACAAGCGCGATTTAAAGGAGGGAAGTAATGTTAGCAGCCGTTGGTGGTCTCCCAATAGTTTACAGTAGTAATTATTTACAGTAGTAGTAATTATTTACAGCAGTAGTAATTTACAGTAGTAGTTATTTGCAGTAATTATTTCTTTGTAGTAGTTATCTGCTGTTTCTTTTGTAGTAGTTATCTGCAGTTTCTTATTCTAGTAATGTTAGGAAAACATGTGCTAGTCATTAGGGGTAGTTATCTTATCAGTATTGTATTTAAACTCTCTATTTATTCAATGAAGTTAGCCAGAAAATTAATCTAGTTTTTGAGTACTTAAAACTCAAGAGATCGCAGGTTCTCTCTTAACGAACCAGCATCATAGGTTAACTCTGATTCTGTTTTACATCATCCCTTAACTCGATCCATAACCGGGGACTGTAACATAAACTATCAAAATAAACTATTAATCGATGTAACATAATGCAACAGCATACAAATGTAAAGTTGCACAAGAATTTACTGTTACGAGCTATAAGGTTAGGAGGCGCGCAAAAAGAAACTACCAATACAAGCATTTCCCATTGTTAGAATATGTGAAGATTCtagcatatatataaatatagtaGGTAGAATATTATGTAATTAGGAATTGATTTGTATtcatttcctttcctttttaggacATGTAAACTTAGCTATTTAAACCCCAATAGCTTGAGGGAATAATAAAGCCAAGTTCCTCTCATTTTCGCTTCCTCTGTTGTAGCCTTAAccaggctctgataccatgtgaaTCGGAAGAGAACATGAAAGGAACTAGGCTTTATTATTCCCTCAAGCTATGGGTGTTTAAATAGCTAAGCTTACATGTcctaaaaagaaaggaaatcaaTACAAATCAATTCCTAATTACATAATAACGTCAAAGTATTTACGGTCACCGAAGCCCAAAGGTTGTGTATGCGTCTTCAAAGCTATGGGTAAATGTCGTAAACCAGCCCATACTCGTCCcgccaaaccattggctctgataAGTGCATAGGCAACACACCACAAGATAATGATGGCATGTTCATCAAGACTTCAATTATTAGCACCTCGCTATTTTGACATGAACAGCCTATATCTCCACCGCCACTCCCCTCCTAacagaaggagaaaaaaaaaaaaaaaaaagaggaaaataaacCTTTTGGAAGAAACCCTTTTCAGTATTTTATCTGTGATATTTTCTTCAATTACTTATTGATCATAACTTATTAAACTCAGAGATCACCAGTGAAAGAATTACAAACAAAATGAGCTTCACTGActgaaagagaaaaagataCAATAAATTAGCTGACTCTTCCCAATATGTCACCACTGGTAATGTAGAGGCCTCTGTGTTTTGACAGCAGATAGACTACCTACATGTTATAGCAGCACTAGGAAATCCATATTTAAAAACTCATGCTTTCATCAAATATATCAGTTTAAGTCAACCAAATGAAATTCTACAGTATAATGCATTCAAAATTCAGTTCATTTAAGATGCCATTTTTTGTGTGACATGAGATGGTGTCTGACAATAAATTTACGTACCGTAAGAAACttcttttaacaaaataaaTGGGAGGTGACGGATACTTAAGCAGAATTTGTCATGCTTTTTCAACTAAGTAGTATACAAAGCCTTTAAAATCATCAATAATGAGGCCAATAATTAAGCCTAGCACAGCATTCTAGAGGGCCTAAACTGATGAATACCCCCACTCCAAACCAACAAATTCCCCTCAAACTTTGTTCCTAGTTTCTGTTTCATGCATTGGGTACACTAAGGACCATTTCATTCTTACATTGCAATGACTGAAATATATTTACCTCTTCCCAGTTTCTACCTGTAACTTTCAATCTGAAATGGGTAGAAATATCAGAAACGAATTGGCTAACCTTCATAAATGCAAGCCGTGAATGcccaacaatcaacataatcaCCCAAGACTTCATTTTAAGAGTCGATCAATTTAGAAGAGACATATACGTCAACTAAAGTTGACATTTAGTTGGCGAGTAAACGGGGGTAACTTTGTCTAACACACAAAAGAAGCTTCAACATCTCACCAAGCACAGAAGCTTCCTGAAAATAAGTACTCCTCCATCCCAAATTATGTTGGACACTTGTCTTTCTAGTCTGTTCAAAAAAGAATTCAGTTTGTTGTTGAGGTCTATCCTGCAAGTACTCGAATTGGATAGGTGATCGATTTGTAGGTTTCTTCGTAAACCCAATTGGTTATTAATGTCACATTTTACATTTAGAAGCATTTAAACTTTGGAATTCCTATTTTACTCTATCAAGATGACGGatagccacacaaatgtctAACGCTTAtattagaccacaagtttcaaatttcttactttctttcttaaactccgcgCCAATCAAACAATGCCAAATAATTGGGACGTAGGGAGtagaatttataaataaaacGAAAAAGAGTACCCATTAACCTCTCTTTTGGGGATTCAACCAAGACTTCAGTCCAACAGTCAATCAATTTGGAAGAGTCATAAAAATCAACTAAAGCTGAAATTAAGTTGGCGAAAATATGAGGGGAACTTTGTCTAACACACAAAAGAAGTTCCACTATCTCAACCAAACACGGAAGCTTCCCTTAAAATAACTACTTCTTTGTCCCAATTTACGTGGCACACTTAAGCTTGTCCCAAAAGAATGTCACATTTCTTCAAATTCCTATTTTACTCTATTAAGATGTTTTATTGCCACACAAGCTTCAAAATTCTTACTTTCTTCCTTAAACTTGATGCAGAGTCAAacaatgtcacataaattggaacgtAATGAGTAAAGATtataataaatacaaaaaaaaaaaggagtaccGACTAACCTCTCTTTTGGGGATTTAGCAGGCACCACAGCAGCCTGAGTGGTGGCAACACCAATAGGGAAAGTCTCAGTCTTGGAAACCGAATGCAGCAGGTGATGACGTGGCGGTGGGGATGGGCAGAACGAGCAATCTTGGAGACCATAGGACCTAAAAATAGGGGTTTGGAAATTGGGGTGGTGGGTATGGAGGGCAAAATGGTgattttgagtttgataatgATGGCGGTTAAAGAGGTTTTGGATCTGAGCACGAATAAAATCAACCTTGTGAGTTAAGTCATAACCAAGGTTAGATTGAAGCTGTTGAACAATGGTGATTAAAGTTGGGTTAGGGTTAGGGTTTGGTTCACGGaatagagattccaaagctccAGCTATGTCCTCATCAGACACCATTGTTAGTATTATGTTCAGCTGATAACTGTCACTGTTTCTTTCTCTCTATAACTGAAATAACGGTCTTTCTTTCTGTTTCTCTCTCTAGCTCATATTCGctcctctttttatttttattttttactctcCCTCTTTTACTCCATTGTCGTTTCTCTCTCTCGCTGTTATATTTTCACCCTTGTTGATCATTTAAATGACTGGATTGCCGTTTAAGGGTATGGATAGGATGACAAAGTTGGGGGTCGtatgtataaaattcaaaatacaCCTAATAGTGTATTTAGTTTGCAAATACACTTAGTAGGATAGAAAATGGattaattaatacatgaataactaaatttCATGTAACTGATTcgtgcataaaataatactcaTATATAGATTTTCTCATAACTCATCTCTTAATTACTAACTAGATGGTGGCACGCGCGtcaacactttagattatagtgtatttatgtgtatatagttgTGCATaggtagtgataatatatatatatatatatatatatatatatatatatatatatatatatatatatatatatatatatatatttttatattatattgctaataaacatacataagtttgcactatttttatac from the Lycium ferocissimum isolate CSIRO_LF1 chromosome 11, AGI_CSIRO_Lferr_CH_V1, whole genome shotgun sequence genome contains:
- the LOC132037001 gene encoding uncharacterized protein LOC132037001 isoform X2 produces the protein MVSKIARSAHPHRHVITCCIRFPRLRLSLLVLPPLRLLWCLLNPQKRGILSSTFSGPSGKKRRGGPGGLNKLCGVSPELQPIVGQATLPRTEIVKQLWAYIRKHNLQDPNNKRKIICNDELRLVFETDCTDMFKMNRLLAKHIISLEPSKQTAKNPKRAKTGEESGSKSEEAVPVVIISEAISEALANFLGTSEREMSQAEVLRQVWEHIKVNQLEDPLNAMVIQCDAKLQVLLGCEIISALGIPEMLARHHLFKKS
- the LOC132037001 gene encoding uncharacterized protein LOC132037001 isoform X1, whose protein sequence is MVSDEDIAGALESLFREPNPNPNPTLITIVQQLQSNLGYDLTHKVDFIRAQIQNLFNRHHYQTQNHHFALHTHHPNFQTPIFRSYGLQDCSFCPSPPPRHHLLHSVSKTETFPIGVATTQAAVVPAKSPKESGPSGKKRRGGPGGLNKLCGVSPELQPIVGQATLPRTEIVKQLWAYIRKHNLQDPNNKRKIICNDELRLVFETDCTDMFKMNRLLAKHIISLEPSKQTAKNPKRAKTGEESGSKSEEAVPVVIISEAISEALANFLGTSEREMSQAEVLRQVWEHIKVNQLEDPLNAMVIQCDAKLQVLLGCEIISALGIPEMLARHHLFKKS